In the genome of Mucisphaera calidilacus, one region contains:
- a CDS encoding class I SAM-dependent methyltransferase, with the protein MSNGPDQQQPSRILRTVGNAHGRLVHTRRVQAIAQAVTPLVRPHAALLDIGCGDGTLAARIAAQVEGLSVTGLEIMTRPDSAIPVTSFDGEHIPLDDNAVDYAMMIDVLHHTDDPTILLREAARVARVAVILKDHRMERPLARLTLRFMDWVGNKPHGVTLPYNYWPEKRWRETWKQLGLHPQHFATQLGLYPRPANWIFEKGLHFIALLQTTNP; encoded by the coding sequence ATGTCCAACGGGCCTGATCAACAACAACCCTCCAGAATCCTCAGAACCGTCGGCAACGCCCACGGACGACTCGTCCACACACGACGCGTCCAGGCCATCGCCCAGGCCGTCACGCCTCTCGTCAGACCCCACGCCGCTCTCCTCGATATCGGCTGTGGCGACGGAACCCTCGCCGCACGCATCGCCGCACAAGTCGAAGGCCTCAGCGTCACCGGACTCGAAATCATGACTCGGCCAGACTCCGCTATACCCGTCACATCATTCGACGGCGAACACATTCCCCTCGACGACAACGCCGTCGACTACGCCATGATGATCGACGTCCTGCACCACACCGACGACCCCACCATCCTCCTCCGTGAAGCCGCTCGCGTCGCACGTGTCGCCGTCATCCTCAAAGATCACCGCATGGAAAGACCCCTCGCCCGACTCACGCTCCGATTCATGGACTGGGTCGGTAACAAGCCCCATGGCGTCACGCTCCCCTACAACTACTGGCCCGAAAAACGCTGGCGCGAAACCTGGAAACAACTCGGCCTCCACCCGCAACACTTCGCCACACAACTCGGACTCTACCCCCGTCCCGCCAACTGGATCTTCGAAAAAGGCCTCCACTTCATCGCGCTGCTGCAGACAACCAACCCATGA
- a CDS encoding glycosyltransferase family 2 protein: MKLEIVIPALNEQQSIRSIIERCLDARERIIAESPVTEVSVTVTSDGSTDDTVPIAREYQDRINLIVFEKNRGYGAAIMAGWNASDAQLLAFLDADGTCDPLFFIKLCNALDQQQADIALGCRINPQSRMPLTRRIGNFGFAMIMSLFSLSRIKDTASGMRVVRRQCLPKLMPLPDGLHFTPAMSSRAILARDLRIIECDMPYSEREGESKLKVVRDGIRFLHVIVTNALLHRPSRPLGLIATACFLLAWIMMIYPIYNYTQTGTVLEWMIYRFIAADLLASTAILLWCGGYLGRKAVDIALSDNPARDKHLGVFGWLMTSNWFWVITAACLAIGTLLVGEALLNYLATGEVHEHWSRFIVMAFFVWIAVVLLITRSLDYSLSLLADRLQYLRNPRTTAAEPDVQRA, encoded by the coding sequence ATGAAACTCGAGATCGTCATACCCGCCCTCAACGAACAGCAGAGCATCCGATCGATCATCGAACGATGCCTCGACGCACGCGAACGCATCATCGCCGAATCACCCGTCACCGAGGTCTCGGTCACCGTCACCTCCGACGGATCCACCGACGACACCGTCCCCATCGCACGCGAATATCAGGACCGGATCAACCTCATCGTCTTCGAAAAAAACCGCGGCTACGGCGCCGCCATCATGGCCGGATGGAACGCCTCCGACGCACAGCTCCTCGCCTTCCTCGACGCCGACGGGACCTGCGACCCCCTCTTCTTCATCAAACTCTGCAACGCCCTCGACCAGCAGCAGGCCGACATCGCCCTCGGATGCCGAATCAACCCGCAGTCACGCATGCCACTCACCCGACGCATCGGCAACTTCGGCTTCGCCATGATCATGTCGCTCTTCTCCCTCTCACGCATCAAGGACACCGCCTCAGGCATGCGCGTCGTCAGGCGACAGTGCCTGCCCAAACTCATGCCACTGCCCGACGGACTCCACTTCACGCCCGCCATGAGCTCACGCGCCATCCTCGCCCGAGACCTCAGGATCATCGAGTGCGATATGCCCTACAGCGAACGCGAGGGCGAATCCAAACTCAAAGTCGTCCGCGACGGCATCCGCTTCCTCCACGTCATCGTCACCAACGCGCTCCTCCACCGCCCCTCGCGACCCCTGGGACTCATCGCCACCGCCTGCTTCCTGCTCGCGTGGATCATGATGATCTACCCCATCTACAACTACACCCAGACCGGTACCGTCCTCGAATGGATGATCTACCGGTTCATCGCCGCCGACCTCCTCGCCAGCACCGCCATCCTCCTCTGGTGCGGCGGGTACCTCGGACGAAAAGCCGTCGACATCGCGCTCTCCGACAACCCCGCTCGCGACAAACACCTCGGGGTCTTCGGATGGCTCATGACCAGCAACTGGTTCTGGGTCATCACCGCGGCCTGCCTCGCCATCGGAACACTCCTCGTCGGCGAGGCGCTCCTCAACTACCTCGCCACCGGAGAGGTCCACGAACACTGGTCCCGTTTCATCGTCATGGCCTTCTTCGTCTGGATCGCCGTCGTCCTGCTCATTACACGGTCACTCGACTACTCGCTCTCGCTCCTCGCCGACCGACTCCAGTACCTGCGAAACCCCCGTACCACCGCGGCAGAACCCGATGTCCAACGGGCCTGA
- a CDS encoding ABC transporter substrate-binding protein, which produces MFCGVNAEASKYGFPADNVTGILERPHLGQAINMFRKINPGARSIAILGDDSPTMDATIAYCKTQKTPLPVTAFDQPSDFDAWKATVASYKGKVDAIVMQNYHTVKRSAGGEENMEPADVMRWTTENAGIPVIGLMTFNLELGSLCGIAEYGSEHGFMAASIAREMIQKGKTARDYPITKAKEGIVMLNLRQAEYLRIRVPYALIKTAKLIVKPERQASAR; this is translated from the coding sequence GTGTTCTGTGGTGTGAACGCTGAGGCGTCGAAGTACGGCTTCCCCGCCGACAACGTCACCGGGATTCTCGAGCGGCCCCACCTCGGGCAGGCGATCAACATGTTCCGCAAGATCAACCCCGGCGCCCGCTCCATCGCGATCCTGGGCGACGACAGCCCGACGATGGACGCGACCATCGCCTACTGCAAGACCCAGAAGACCCCGCTGCCGGTGACGGCGTTCGACCAGCCGAGCGACTTCGACGCGTGGAAGGCGACCGTCGCGAGCTACAAGGGCAAGGTCGATGCGATCGTGATGCAGAACTACCACACGGTGAAGCGATCCGCGGGCGGTGAGGAGAACATGGAACCGGCCGACGTGATGCGCTGGACCACCGAGAACGCGGGGATCCCGGTCATCGGGCTGATGACCTTCAACCTGGAGCTGGGATCGCTGTGCGGCATCGCGGAGTACGGCAGCGAGCACGGCTTCATGGCGGCTTCGATCGCCCGCGAGATGATCCAGAAGGGCAAGACCGCGCGGGATTACCCGATCACGAAGGCCAAGGAGGGCATCGTGATGCTCAATCTCCGGCAGGCCGAGTATCTCAGGATCCGCGTTCCCTACGCCCTGATCAAGACCGCCAAGTTGATCGTGAAGCCTGAACGCCAGGCCAGCGCTCGCTGA
- a CDS encoding aldo/keto reductase gives MEYRYLGRTGIRVSPLTLGCMMFGHRTEPEASYAIIDRAIEAGINFLDTANVYSTGRSEVVVGEALKRNGHRDFVVLASKCHGNMHKTDAPEGFSATSLQARLNPNGWGNSRRQIMEQCEASLRRLQTDYLDLYQIHRPHPECAIDETLRALDDLVRSGKVRYIGCSTFAAYQLVESLWASERHGLNRFVTEQPPYHILDRRIENELLPACETYGLGVIPWSPLAGGFLTGKYRRGEVPGDSRFGRGHPRDGILEVDAAYDVVEGVQKLADARGCTLSQFALAWCRDRPGVTSPIIGPRTMEQLEDNLAAMSVSLTDDDLAGVDALVPPGEHVVPFYRAGWHAAAHRF, from the coding sequence ATGGAATACCGTTATCTGGGCCGGACGGGCATTCGGGTTTCGCCTCTGACGCTTGGCTGCATGATGTTCGGTCACCGGACGGAGCCTGAGGCGAGTTACGCGATCATCGATCGTGCGATCGAGGCGGGGATCAATTTTCTGGACACGGCGAATGTTTATTCGACGGGCCGTAGCGAGGTGGTGGTGGGTGAGGCGTTGAAGCGCAACGGTCACCGCGACTTTGTGGTGCTGGCGAGCAAGTGCCACGGGAACATGCACAAGACGGACGCGCCGGAGGGTTTTTCGGCGACGTCGCTTCAGGCTCGGCTGAACCCGAACGGCTGGGGCAATTCGCGTCGTCAGATCATGGAGCAGTGCGAGGCGTCGCTGCGGCGTCTGCAGACGGACTATCTGGATCTTTATCAGATCCATCGGCCGCATCCGGAGTGCGCGATTGACGAGACGCTTCGTGCGTTGGATGACCTGGTGCGTTCGGGGAAGGTGCGTTACATCGGTTGCTCGACGTTCGCGGCGTACCAGTTGGTGGAGTCGCTTTGGGCGTCGGAGCGGCATGGCCTGAATCGTTTTGTGACGGAGCAGCCGCCTTACCACATCCTGGACCGTCGGATCGAGAACGAGTTGCTGCCCGCGTGCGAGACGTATGGGCTGGGGGTGATCCCGTGGTCGCCGCTGGCGGGTGGTTTTCTGACGGGCAAGTACCGCCGGGGCGAGGTTCCGGGCGATTCGCGTTTCGGGCGTGGTCATCCGCGTGACGGGATTCTGGAGGTGGATGCGGCCTACGACGTGGTGGAGGGAGTGCAGAAGCTGGCCGATGCGCGTGGTTGCACGCTGTCGCAGTTCGCTTTGGCGTGGTGTCGCGATCGTCCGGGCGTGACGTCGCCGATCATCGGCCCGCGGACGATGGAACAGTTGGAGGACAATCTTGCTGCGATGTCGGTGTCGCTGACGGACGATGATCTGGCGGGTGTTGACGCGTTGGTGCCGCCCGGCGAGCACGTGGTGCCGTTCTACCGTGCCGGCTGGCATGCGGCGGCGCATCGGTTCTGA
- a CDS encoding alpha-amylase family glycosyl hydrolase has translation MNKHRPTLVAAMLLLVAVILPAAAHAQDDLHIEPPDWAQGRTLYQVNTRQFSPEGNFEGLRKQLPRLKQMGVGILWLMPIHPIGHEKRSGELGSPYAVLDYKGINPEFGDLDDFKRLVDEAHDLGLRVIIDWVANHTAPDHPWVTEHPDWYTRNEQGEMIPPIPLWADVLDLDFDARDMREAMLDAMAYWVRETDIDGFRCDTAEWLPLDFWITARDRLQPIKPLFILAEGNDHNLVTYAFDALYAWELAPTLERIHHRENSVKDLVNYLRKDARRVTADGFRLNFTTNHDTNAWEGTTAERMGDGLEAFTVATFTIPGMPMIYNGQEAGMNKRLDFFHRDPIDWQPHPMADLYRQLTRLKRTSPALRHGSDRATIHILEEATTTSVLTYERRGDTQTLRVTLNLSDRPQTVRPPATAPTQDTILSKGCTASPDGTLRLRPWAYRLTTFPTLLP, from the coding sequence ATGAACAAACACCGCCCTACCCTCGTCGCAGCCATGCTCCTGCTCGTCGCCGTCATCCTCCCTGCCGCTGCACACGCACAGGACGACCTGCACATCGAACCGCCCGACTGGGCCCAGGGCCGAACCCTCTACCAGGTCAACACACGCCAGTTCTCACCCGAGGGCAACTTCGAGGGCCTCCGCAAGCAACTCCCCCGCCTCAAGCAGATGGGCGTGGGCATCCTCTGGCTGATGCCGATCCACCCCATCGGCCACGAGAAACGCTCGGGCGAACTCGGCTCGCCCTACGCCGTCCTCGACTACAAGGGCATCAACCCCGAGTTCGGCGACCTCGACGACTTCAAGCGACTCGTCGACGAGGCACACGACCTCGGCCTGCGCGTCATCATCGACTGGGTCGCCAACCACACCGCCCCCGACCACCCCTGGGTGACCGAGCACCCGGACTGGTACACCCGCAACGAGCAGGGCGAGATGATCCCGCCCATCCCCCTCTGGGCCGACGTCCTCGACCTCGACTTCGACGCTCGGGACATGCGCGAAGCCATGCTCGATGCCATGGCCTACTGGGTCCGCGAGACCGACATCGACGGCTTCCGTTGCGACACCGCCGAGTGGCTCCCGCTCGACTTCTGGATCACCGCACGCGACCGCCTCCAACCCATCAAGCCCCTCTTCATCCTCGCCGAGGGCAACGACCACAACCTCGTCACCTACGCCTTCGACGCCCTGTATGCCTGGGAACTCGCGCCGACCCTCGAACGCATCCACCACCGCGAGAACAGCGTCAAGGACCTCGTGAACTACCTCCGCAAGGACGCCCGACGCGTCACCGCCGACGGCTTCCGGCTCAACTTCACCACCAACCACGACACCAACGCCTGGGAGGGCACCACCGCCGAACGCATGGGCGACGGCCTGGAGGCCTTCACCGTCGCCACCTTCACCATCCCAGGCATGCCCATGATCTACAACGGCCAGGAAGCCGGCATGAACAAACGCCTCGACTTCTTCCACCGCGACCCGATCGACTGGCAACCACACCCGATGGCGGACCTCTACCGCCAGCTCACCCGGCTCAAGCGGACCAGCCCGGCCCTCCGCCACGGCAGCGACCGCGCCACGATTCACATCCTCGAGGAGGCCACCACCACCTCGGTTCTGACCTACGAGCGACGCGGCGATACACAAACCCTCCGCGTCACCCTCAACCTCTCCGACCGCCCCCAGACCGTCCGGCCGCCCGCCACGGCCCCCACCCAGGACACCATCCTTAGTAAAGGATGCACCGCCAGCCCCGACGGGACGCTCCGCCTCCGACCCTGGGCCTACCGCCTCACGACGTTCCCCACGCTTCTGCCTTAA
- a CDS encoding aldo/keto reductase encodes MTHTPAPERYTQADGWFRRCGNSGLMLPAISLGCWHNFGDPGTDAAKHDDESSMHHNCRQMLFTAFDLGITHFDLANNYGPPPGSAETRVGRILREDLAPYRDELIISSKAGYRMWPGPYGEFGSRKYLIASCDASLRRLGLDYVDIFYSHRPDPETPLEETMGALDHLVRSGKALYTGISSYDAEFTARALKVCRDNGLIAPIIHQPVYNMLNRWIEDDLVTTCGINGLGIIPFCPLAQGILTNKYLDRIPDDSRAASDEGALQSDSITAGIRTLLKGLDETARQRDQSVAQLALNWVLRDPRITSALIGASRPEQITDCVAATNAPPLTRDEIQAIDRLIAASKTD; translated from the coding sequence ATGACGCACACCCCTGCACCAGAACGCTACACACAAGCCGACGGCTGGTTCCGCCGCTGCGGCAACTCCGGCCTCATGCTGCCCGCCATCTCCCTGGGCTGCTGGCACAACTTTGGCGACCCCGGCACCGACGCCGCCAAACACGACGACGAATCATCCATGCACCACAACTGCCGGCAGATGCTCTTCACCGCCTTCGACCTGGGCATCACCCACTTCGACCTCGCCAACAACTACGGCCCGCCCCCCGGCTCCGCCGAGACACGCGTCGGCCGCATCCTCCGCGAAGACCTCGCGCCCTACCGCGACGAGTTGATCATCTCCTCCAAGGCCGGCTACCGAATGTGGCCCGGGCCCTACGGCGAGTTCGGCAGCCGCAAGTATCTCATCGCCTCCTGCGACGCCTCCCTCCGACGCCTGGGCCTCGACTACGTCGACATCTTCTACTCGCACCGGCCCGACCCCGAGACGCCCCTCGAAGAGACGATGGGCGCACTCGACCATCTCGTCCGCTCGGGCAAGGCGCTCTACACCGGCATCTCCAGCTACGACGCCGAGTTCACCGCCCGGGCCCTCAAGGTCTGCCGGGACAACGGCCTGATCGCGCCGATCATCCATCAGCCCGTCTACAACATGCTCAACCGCTGGATCGAAGACGATCTGGTCACCACCTGCGGAATCAACGGCCTGGGCATCATCCCCTTCTGCCCGCTGGCTCAGGGCATCCTCACCAACAAGTACCTCGATCGCATCCCCGATGACTCCCGCGCCGCCAGTGACGAGGGTGCCCTGCAGAGCGACAGCATCACGGCGGGCATCCGCACCCTGCTCAAGGGTCTTGATGAGACGGCCAGGCAGCGTGATCAGTCCGTCGCCCAGCTAGCCCTCAACTGGGTGCTCCGCGACCCGCGTATCACCTCAGCACTCATCGGCGCCAGCCGCCCCGAGCAGATCACGGACTGCGTCGCCGCCACCAACGCGCCGCCGCTGACCCGGGACGAGATCCAGGCCATCGATCGGCTTATCGCTGCTTCAAAAACCGACTGA
- a CDS encoding HAMP domain-containing protein, which yields MSLNVFSRMGIRSKLALPIVGLIIIGMATVVVMSYRGSSRAIKAAVDEVLLRDVSITMKQVDHWLEGRKKDFAYWTLDPMFSEAVGDGFLAESARDEVCATLSRIKEEYSHFAVLILTDLEGNAVGASDAETVAESSVVGKKNYKDRGYFQRCLKGETVYSDVLVSKSTGKQVVALAAPVLAEGQQVGVLIGSIPMDALNGYFAFDRPIGESGYGYLMSPSGLIMIHPNAEYVMQLDLSQEAFGGELLSGGTGLCAYTLGGVPKLSAFATSEQTGWVFVEAAPEAELTAEARSVGYQQATVALIVVAAVIVVSFFVIAQLTGAIRGMVDRLKDIAEGEGDLTQRVDDSRSDELGELGRWLTPSSARPTTSWPRWPRSRTT from the coding sequence ATGTCGCTGAATGTATTTTCCAGAATGGGTATCCGAAGCAAGCTGGCGTTGCCGATCGTCGGCCTGATCATCATCGGGATGGCCACGGTGGTCGTGATGTCGTACCGCGGCTCGTCGCGTGCGATCAAGGCGGCGGTGGACGAGGTCCTGCTGCGTGACGTCTCGATCACGATGAAGCAGGTGGATCACTGGCTGGAGGGCCGCAAGAAGGACTTTGCCTACTGGACGCTCGACCCGATGTTCAGCGAGGCGGTGGGCGACGGTTTCCTGGCCGAGTCGGCACGCGACGAGGTGTGTGCGACGCTCTCGCGGATCAAGGAGGAGTACAGCCACTTCGCGGTGCTGATCCTGACCGATCTCGAGGGCAACGCGGTCGGCGCTTCGGACGCTGAGACGGTGGCGGAGTCATCGGTGGTCGGGAAGAAGAACTACAAGGACCGCGGCTACTTCCAGCGGTGTTTGAAGGGCGAGACGGTCTACTCGGACGTGCTCGTGAGCAAGTCAACGGGCAAGCAGGTGGTCGCGTTGGCGGCGCCGGTGCTGGCCGAGGGGCAGCAGGTTGGCGTGCTGATCGGCTCGATCCCGATGGACGCGCTCAACGGCTACTTCGCGTTTGACCGCCCGATCGGCGAGAGCGGCTACGGCTACCTGATGTCGCCTTCGGGCCTGATCATGATCCACCCCAACGCCGAGTACGTGATGCAGCTGGACCTGAGCCAGGAGGCGTTTGGCGGCGAGCTGCTCAGCGGCGGGACCGGGTTGTGCGCGTACACGCTCGGCGGCGTGCCCAAGCTCTCGGCGTTCGCGACCAGCGAGCAGACGGGCTGGGTGTTTGTCGAGGCAGCGCCCGAGGCTGAGCTGACGGCCGAGGCGCGGAGTGTCGGTTACCAGCAGGCGACGGTGGCCCTGATCGTGGTCGCGGCAGTGATTGTGGTCTCGTTCTTTGTCATCGCGCAGCTGACCGGCGCGATCCGCGGGATGGTCGATCGTCTGAAGGACATCGCCGAGGGCGAAGGCGACCTGACCCAGCGTGTGGACGATTCGCGTTCGGACGAGTTGGGCGAGCTGGGCCGGTGGTTAACACCTTCGTCGGCAAGACCCACGACATCGTGGCCGAGGTGGCCAAGATCACGGACGACGTGA
- a CDS encoding Gfo/Idh/MocA family protein: MIGVSDRVRLGVVGCGVVATAYYLPFILDHEEAALVAVCDLDGERARACARLFGAAETYTDYFAMLERSELDAVLILTAPGTHARFALAAAERGLHLLLQKPMALTLADATAIVEAVDAAGVKCVVEPSSQSPLDPDWRHLRALIDRGVLGDPYWFTLIPKAGPRYSGMLGGNPYGNAAFFAKDSGGVIFDYPYMPTQIVTLLGDCASVVATARISAPDRMIVPEGDYTRWLSERTDPRDCNYWDAVLTMEKTERIVMEANDNVFSTYTMASGWVGDVHVGRPFHPTYGDTAGSGGLQVFGVGGNLILGGPHMASFISERRDLLPEVDEAGWYHVPARGDLTKARWPQPVPGAFNYYAESTRHLCDCILRDEEPVVNASWGRHITEMMWGSLESSRTGRRYTMTTTTRGLREGGGVGVV, translated from the coding sequence ATGATTGGCGTATCCGATCGTGTTCGGCTGGGGGTCGTGGGCTGCGGGGTGGTGGCGACGGCGTACTACCTGCCGTTCATCCTGGATCACGAGGAGGCGGCGTTGGTGGCGGTGTGCGATCTGGATGGGGAGCGTGCGCGTGCGTGTGCGCGGCTGTTCGGGGCGGCGGAGACGTACACGGATTACTTTGCGATGCTGGAGCGTTCGGAGCTGGACGCGGTGCTGATTCTGACGGCGCCCGGGACGCACGCGCGGTTCGCGTTGGCGGCGGCGGAGCGTGGCCTGCATCTCCTGCTGCAGAAGCCGATGGCGTTGACGCTTGCGGACGCGACGGCGATCGTGGAGGCGGTGGATGCGGCGGGCGTGAAGTGTGTGGTGGAGCCGAGTTCGCAGTCGCCTCTGGACCCGGACTGGCGTCACCTCCGGGCGTTGATTGATCGCGGTGTTCTTGGCGACCCGTACTGGTTCACGCTGATCCCGAAAGCGGGCCCGCGTTACAGCGGGATGCTGGGCGGCAACCCGTACGGGAACGCGGCGTTCTTTGCGAAGGACTCCGGCGGGGTGATTTTTGACTATCCGTACATGCCGACGCAGATCGTGACGCTGCTGGGTGACTGCGCTTCGGTGGTGGCGACGGCACGGATCTCGGCGCCGGACCGGATGATCGTGCCGGAGGGTGATTACACGCGTTGGCTGTCGGAGCGGACTGACCCGCGCGACTGCAACTACTGGGACGCGGTGCTGACGATGGAGAAGACGGAGCGCATCGTGATGGAGGCGAACGACAACGTCTTCAGCACGTACACGATGGCGAGCGGGTGGGTGGGTGACGTGCACGTGGGCCGGCCTTTCCATCCGACTTACGGTGACACGGCGGGCTCGGGTGGGCTGCAGGTATTCGGTGTGGGCGGGAACCTGATTCTGGGTGGTCCGCACATGGCGTCGTTCATCTCGGAGCGTCGGGATCTTCTTCCCGAGGTTGACGAGGCGGGTTGGTATCACGTCCCGGCTCGTGGCGATCTCACGAAGGCGCGTTGGCCCCAACCGGTTCCGGGTGCGTTCAACTACTACGCGGAATCGACGCGTCACCTGTGCGACTGCATCCTGCGTGACGAGGAGCCGGTGGTGAATGCGTCGTGGGGTCGTCACATCACGGAGATGATGTGGGGTTCGCTGGAGTCGTCGCGTACGGGTCGTCGCTACACGATGACAACCACGACGCGTGGTCTGCGTGAGGGAGGCGGGGTGGGCGTTGTCTGA
- a CDS encoding methyl-accepting chemotaxis domain-containing protein has protein sequence MAEVAKITDDVTGSSQRIARASQEVNEQVRQQTEQVGQISVGIDQMIQSIAAAAEEQSAAVEQVSHSITEVNKSAQQAADGTNETAAIATDLADRASTLATLVRQFKVRED, from the coding sequence GTGGCCGAGGTGGCCAAGATCACGGACGACGTGACCGGTTCGAGCCAGCGGATCGCGCGGGCCAGCCAGGAGGTCAACGAGCAGGTGCGTCAGCAGACCGAGCAGGTGGGTCAGATCAGCGTCGGCATCGACCAGATGATCCAGTCGATCGCGGCGGCGGCCGAGGAGCAGTCGGCGGCGGTCGAGCAGGTCAGCCACAGCATCACCGAGGTCAACAAGTCGGCGCAGCAGGCGGCGGACGGCACGAATGAGACGGCGGCGATCGCGACGGATCTCGCGGATCGTGCCAGCACCCTCGCGACGCTGGTGCGCCAGTTCAAGGTGCGTGAGGACTGA
- a CDS encoding class I SAM-dependent methyltransferase yields the protein MNQPPPEPSITAWEDAYSRFETPAQERAKFRQRLRKLNAHKLPRDARILETFCGRGNGMNAWKDLGFQNIHGLDLSPRLLAQVDGPFQTFEGDACNMPFDDHAYDAVCVQGGLHHLPSSQHLDQCLRETRRVLKPHGYFLVVEPWNTPFLRLVHAMTRSPLRRLWPKLDALAVMIDNERTTYEAWLNAAPRILQNLEQHFVIETKHIARGKIMAVTRPR from the coding sequence ATGAACCAACCACCACCCGAACCATCCATCACCGCGTGGGAAGACGCCTACAGCCGCTTCGAAACCCCCGCACAGGAACGCGCCAAGTTCCGCCAGCGACTCCGAAAACTCAACGCCCACAAACTGCCCCGAGACGCACGCATCCTCGAAACCTTCTGCGGACGCGGCAACGGCATGAACGCATGGAAAGACCTCGGCTTCCAGAACATCCACGGACTCGACCTCTCGCCCAGACTCCTCGCGCAGGTCGACGGACCCTTCCAGACCTTCGAGGGCGACGCCTGCAACATGCCCTTCGATGACCACGCCTACGACGCCGTCTGTGTCCAGGGCGGCCTCCACCACCTCCCCTCATCACAACACCTCGACCAGTGCCTACGCGAAACCCGACGCGTCCTCAAGCCCCACGGATACTTCCTCGTCGTTGAGCCCTGGAACACCCCCTTCCTCAGACTCGTCCACGCCATGACGCGATCACCCCTGCGACGCCTCTGGCCAAAACTCGACGCCCTGGCCGTCATGATCGACAACGAACGAACAACCTACGAGGCCTGGCTCAACGCAGCACCCCGCATCCTCCAGAACCTCGAACAACACTTCGTTATCGAGACCAAACACATCGCTCGCGGCAAGATCATGGCCGTAACACGACCGAGGTAG
- a CDS encoding glycerate kinase: MKVVVAPDSYKDACAAVAAAEAMAAGVRAADAGAAVVLCPIADGGEGFLASLVRAGYVEARSVATVDARMRERSAEIGVSGDGQTAVVELAQAAGLEHLAREERDPLCTSTRGVGLMIRAALEQGVTEVVLGIGGSATNDLGCGCAQALGVRFFDPDGRVIEDVIRGGDLKQIAGLDVSGLDERLRGVRIRVACDVTNPLYGPEGAAAVFGPQKGASPAAVAELDEGLRNVAGVIERELGRSIASLPGSGAAGGMGGGAVAFLGAELVSGADLVLDLAGFDDAVADADLVLTGEGKLDGQSLGGKAVMVVARRARAQRVPTVALVGCVGDRPEAAVDAGLGGYEILAPGLSASESMARTAELLVDAAARVVSRFLKQR, encoded by the coding sequence ATGAAGGTTGTGGTCGCACCGGATAGCTACAAGGACGCGTGTGCTGCGGTGGCGGCTGCGGAGGCGATGGCGGCGGGTGTTCGTGCGGCGGACGCGGGCGCGGCGGTGGTGCTCTGCCCGATCGCGGACGGGGGTGAGGGGTTTCTGGCGTCGCTGGTGCGTGCGGGTTACGTCGAGGCGCGGAGCGTGGCGACGGTCGACGCACGGATGCGCGAGCGGTCGGCGGAGATCGGCGTCTCGGGTGACGGTCAGACGGCGGTGGTGGAACTGGCCCAGGCCGCGGGGCTGGAGCATCTCGCCCGGGAGGAGCGTGACCCGCTTTGCACGAGCACGCGCGGTGTGGGGTTGATGATCAGGGCGGCGCTCGAACAGGGCGTTACGGAGGTGGTCCTGGGCATCGGCGGGAGCGCGACCAATGATCTTGGGTGCGGGTGTGCGCAGGCTCTGGGCGTGCGTTTCTTCGATCCTGACGGGCGTGTGATCGAGGACGTGATCCGCGGCGGTGACTTGAAGCAGATCGCGGGCCTGGACGTGTCCGGGTTGGACGAGCGGCTGAGGGGGGTGCGCATCCGTGTGGCGTGTGACGTGACGAACCCGCTTTACGGTCCCGAGGGTGCTGCGGCTGTCTTCGGGCCGCAGAAGGGGGCTTCGCCCGCAGCCGTGGCGGAGTTGGACGAGGGCTTGCGGAACGTGGCGGGTGTGATCGAGCGTGAGCTGGGGCGCAGCATCGCGAGCCTGCCCGGCAGCGGCGCTGCGGGCGGGATGGGCGGCGGGGCGGTGGCGTTTCTCGGGGCGGAGCTGGTTTCGGGCGCGGACCTGGTGCTCGACCTGGCGGGGTTCGATGACGCTGTTGCTGACGCGGACCTGGTGTTGACGGGCGAGGGGAAACTCGACGGCCAGTCGCTCGGCGGCAAGGCGGTGATGGTGGTGGCACGTCGGGCGCGGGCGCAGAGGGTGCCGACCGTGGCGCTGGTGGGGTGCGTCGGTGATCGGCCTGAGGCGGCGGTCGACGCGGGACTTGGTGGCTATGAGATCCTTGCTCCGGGTCTGTCGGCGTCGGAGTCGATGGCGCGGACGGCGGAGCTGCTCGTGGACGCGGCGGCTCGCGTGGTCAGTCGGTTTTTGAAGCAGCGATAA